Proteins encoded within one genomic window of Acomys russatus chromosome 5, mAcoRus1.1, whole genome shotgun sequence:
- the Spns1 gene encoding protein spinster homolog 1, protein MAGSDTAPFLSQADDPDDGPASGHSGLPGPVGNPKSGEPEVPDREGLQRITGLSQGHSTLIVAVLCYVNLLNYMDRFTVAGVLPDIEQFFNIGDGSSGLIQTVFISSYMVLAPVFGYLGDRYNRKYLMCGGIAFWSLVTLGSSFIPKERFWLLLLTRGLVGVGEASYSTIAPTLIADLFVADQRSQMLSVFYFAIPVGSGLGYIAGSKVKDVAGDWHWALRVTPGLGVLAVLLLFLVVQEPPRGAVERHSGSPPLSPTSWWADLKALARNPSFVLSSLGFTAVAFVTGSLALWAPAFLLRSRVVLGETLPCLPGDSCSSSDSLIFGLITCLTGVLGVGLGVEISRRLRRVNPRADPLVCAAGLLGSAPFLFLSLACARGSIVATYIFIFIGETLLSMNWAIVADILLYVVIPTRRSTAEAFQIVLSHLLGDAGSPYLIGLISDRLRRSWPPSFLSEFRALQFSLMLCAFVGALGGAAFLGTAMFIENDRRRAQLHAQGLLHETGPSDDRIVVPQRGRSTRVPVSSVLI, encoded by the exons ATGGCCGGCTCGGACACGGCGCCGTTCCTCAGCCAAGCGGATGACCCCGATGACGGGCCGGCGTCTGGACATTCGGGGTTGCCAGGGCCCGTGGGGAATCCCAAGTCCGGGGAGCCCGAGGTTCCGGATCGTGAGGGGCTGCAGCGCATCACTGGGTTATCTCAGGGCCATTCGACTCTGATAGTGGCGGTGCTATGCTACGTCAACCTCCTGAACTACATGGACCGCTTCACCGTGGCTG gcGTTCTTCCAGACATCGAGCAGTTCTTCAACATCGGAGATGGTAGTTCCGGTCTCATCCAGACTG TGTTCATCTCGAGTTACATGGTGTTGGCACCAGTGTTTGGCTACCTGGGTGACAGGTACAATCGAAAGTACCTCATGTGCGGGGGCATCGCCTTCTGGTCCCTGGTGACACTGGGGTCATCCTTCATCCCCAAGGAG CGTTTCTGGCTGCTCCTCCTGACCCGGGGCCTGGTGGGGGTCGGGGAGGCCAGTTACTCCACCATTGCGCCCACCCTGATCGCCGACCTCTTCGTGGCAGACCAGCGGAGTCAGATGCTCAGTGTCTTTTACTTTGCCATTCCCGTGGGGAG CGGTCTAGGTTACATTGCTGGCTCCAAAGTGAAAGATGTGGCCGGAGACTGGCACTGGGCGTTGCGG GTCACACCAGGCCTAGGAGTGctggctgtgctgctgctgttcctggtgGTACAAGAGCCCCCAAGAGGAGCTGTGGAGCGGCACTCGGGTTCCCCACCCCTGAGCCCCACCTCATGGTGGGCAGATCTGAAGGCGCTGGCGCGAAA TCCTAGTTTCGTCCTGTCTTCCCTTGGTTTCACGGCCGTGGCCTTTGTCACGGGCTCCCTGGCTCTCTGGGCCCCAGCATTCCTCCTGCGTTCACGCGTCGTCCTGGGAGAGACTCTGCCCTGTCTCCCCGGAGACTCATGTTCCTCCTCTGACAG TCTCATCTTTGGACTTATCACTTGCTTGACTGGAGTCCTGGGTGTGGGTCTGGGTGTGGAGATCAGCCGCCGCCTCCGCCGCGTCAACCCTCGGGCAGACCCACTGGTCTGTGCAGCTGGCCTCCTGGGCTCCGcacctttcctcttcctgtccctggCCTGTGCCCGTGGTAGCATCGTGGCCACCTAT atttttatctttattggGGAGACCCTGTTGTCCATGAACTGGGCCATTGTGGCTGACATCCTATTG taTGTGGTGATCCCAACTCGACGGTCCACTGCTGAAGCCTTCCAGATTGTGCTGTCCCATTTGCTAGGTGATGCAGGGAGCCCTTACCTCATTGGTCTA atCTCTGACCGCCTCCGGCGGAGCTGGCCGCCTTCCTTCTTGTCCGAGTTCCGGGCCCTGCAGTTCTCGCTCATGCTCTGTGCTTTTGTTGGGGCACTGGGTGGTGCGGCCTTCCTGGGTACCGCCATGTTCATTGAGAATGACCGACGGAGGGCCCAACTCCATGCGCAGG GTCTGTTGCATGAGACGGGGCCCTCAGATGACCGGATTGTGGTGCCTCAGCGAGGCCGTTCTACCCGGGTCCCTGTGTCCAGCGTGCTCATCTGA
- the Lat gene encoding linker for activation of T-cells family member 1 codes for MEVDTLSPVGLGLLLLPFLVTLLAALCVRCRELPASYDSTSTASGNPSSILFKPPQTTVPHTFASSYPLVTSFPPLRQPDLLPIPRSPQPLGDSHRMPSSRQDSEDANSVASYENQEPVCETADEDEDEDDYPNEGYLEVLPDSSPAAIPVVSSAPVPSNPGFRDSAFSIESGEDYVNVPESEESAEASLDGSREYVNVSQELPPVTRAEPATVNSQEVEDGGVDGEEAPDYENLQEVN; via the exons ATGGAAGTGGACACTCTGAGCCCTGTGGGGCTgggcctcctgctgctgcctttccTGGTCACGCTCCTGGCTGCCCTGTGTGTGCGCTGCCGTGAGCTGCCAG cctcctaTGACAGTACTTCCACAGCGAG TGGGAACCCAAGCAGCATCCTCTTCAAACCACCTC AAACAACCGTCCCCCATACATTTGCCTCTTCCTACCCTCTTGTGACTTCCTTTCCACCCCTGAGGCAGCCAGACCTGCTCCCCATTCC GAGATCCCCACAGCCCCTCGGGGACTCCCATCGGATGCCGTCTTCCCGGCAGGATTCAGAGGATG CCAACAGTGTGGCGAGCTACGAGAACCAGG AGCCAGTCTGTGAGACTGCggatgaagatgaggatgaggatgactATCCCAATGAAGGCTACCT AGAGGTGCTTCCTGACAGCAGCCCTGCCGCCATTCCTGTTGTGtcctctgctcctgtgcccagcAACCCTGGCTTCCGAGACAGCGCCTTCTCCA TAGAGTCGGGTGAAGATTACGTGAACGTCCCTGAGAGTGAGGAGAGTGCCGAAGCGTCTCTGG ATGGGAGCCGGGAGTATGTAAATGTGTCCCAGGAGCTGCCACCAGTGACCAGGGCTGAGCCGG CCACTGTGAACTCCCAGGAGGTGGAAGatggaggagtggatggagaggAGGCTCCAGATTATGAGAATCTGCAGGAAGTTAACTGA